A genomic region of Mycolicibacterium poriferae contains the following coding sequences:
- a CDS encoding TetR/AcrR family transcriptional regulator, producing MKADPLSAGKPPGAGRPRDPRIDAAILRATADLLVEIGYSNVTMAAVADRAGTTKTALYRRWSSKAELVHEAAFPVTPSAMQAPPGDIAADLRAMIEAARDVFTSPVVRAALPGLITDMTADAALSGRVSARFTELFAAVRDRLRDAVDRGEVRAEIDPDRLVDLIGGATLLAVIQSPDTLPSARWVDDVTSILLHGVLAAPAT from the coding sequence ATGAAAGCAGACCCGTTGTCGGCTGGCAAGCCCCCGGGTGCAGGCCGTCCCCGCGACCCTCGTATCGACGCTGCCATATTGCGCGCCACCGCGGATCTACTTGTCGAAATCGGCTATTCCAACGTCACCATGGCCGCCGTCGCCGATCGGGCCGGAACCACCAAGACCGCGCTGTATCGCCGGTGGTCGAGCAAAGCCGAACTGGTACACGAGGCGGCGTTCCCGGTGACCCCGTCGGCGATGCAGGCCCCGCCCGGTGACATCGCCGCCGACCTGCGCGCGATGATCGAGGCTGCCCGCGACGTGTTCACCAGCCCGGTGGTGCGGGCGGCGCTGCCCGGGCTCATCACCGACATGACCGCCGACGCCGCGCTCAGCGGGCGGGTCAGCGCCCGCTTCACCGAACTGTTCGCCGCGGTGCGGGATCGGCTCCGCGATGCCGTCGACCGCGGTGAGGTCCGCGCTGAGATCGACCCCGACCGCCTCGTCGACCTGATCGGCGGCGCCACGCTGCTGGCGGTGATCCAGTCGCCGGACACCCTGCCCTCCGCGCGGTGGGTCGACGACGTCACCTCGATCCTGCTGCACGGGGTGCTGGCCGCACCCGCTACGTGA
- a CDS encoding stage II sporulation protein M, which produces MTSDQRVTRQLLRWRAVAIVVDNARAYLALNVAMYGLFLAGFIVGLTFPQLSRAQVTRLDDNGTTDLVQSLIDRPWLFAVTILGVNVIRMSVLTIVLPSLVVPFAGIALFAYWAFTTGITLVPASDLGWVALIPHSLTLIVEFQAYLVLLLGVYLLGRNWIRPGTAGADNRRGGYLYGLRQLGRLAVLAAVLLVIGAVYEAFSLRYLVHPLAQWLL; this is translated from the coding sequence ATGACATCTGACCAGCGGGTCACCCGGCAGCTCCTGCGGTGGCGGGCCGTCGCCATCGTGGTGGACAACGCCCGGGCTTACCTGGCTCTGAATGTGGCCATGTACGGGTTGTTCCTGGCCGGCTTCATCGTCGGCCTGACCTTCCCGCAACTCAGCCGAGCGCAGGTGACCCGCCTCGACGACAACGGCACCACAGATCTGGTGCAGTCGCTGATCGACCGTCCCTGGCTGTTCGCCGTGACCATTCTCGGCGTGAACGTCATCAGGATGAGCGTGTTGACCATCGTCCTGCCGTCCTTGGTCGTGCCGTTCGCGGGTATCGCACTGTTCGCCTATTGGGCCTTCACCACGGGGATCACGCTGGTTCCGGCCAGCGACCTGGGATGGGTGGCACTCATCCCCCACTCCCTGACGCTGATCGTCGAGTTCCAGGCGTACCTGGTGCTGCTGCTGGGCGTGTACCTGCTCGGCAGGAACTGGATCCGGCCCGGCACCGCCGGTGCGGACAACCGACGCGGCGGCTACCTCTACGGGCTGCGACAACTCGGCCGGCTTGCTGTGCTCGCCGCCGTCCTGCTCGTCATCGGCGCGGTGTACGAAGCGTTCTCGCTGCGCTACCTGGTCCACCCGCTGGCTCAGTGGCTGCTGTGA
- a CDS encoding enoyl-CoA hydratase, protein MTEDHTVPAADPGQIVRTADPGQIVRTADRGPVRVITLNRPAARNALSGALNRALYAALTDADADEAVSAVVLTGTDPAFCAGVDLKEAARDGLRYFEEFQSHSCIAAVAAMHTPVVGAINGATFTGGLEIALGCDFLVASERAVFADTHARVGILPGGGMTARLPQLVGAAMARRLSMTGEVVDAVRAERIGLVTEVVPHERLLHRAVELATQIADVPRSTMRSLKRIYTTGSAAVTDPALAAEEAIAVAQHRDFDALEGTFRAVTQRNKEQMDPG, encoded by the coding sequence ATGACCGAGGACCACACCGTCCCCGCCGCGGACCCAGGCCAAATCGTCCGCACCGCGGACCCAGGCCAGATTGTCCGCACCGCGGACCGTGGCCCCGTGCGAGTCATCACCCTCAACCGACCCGCGGCCCGCAACGCGCTCAGCGGCGCTCTGAACCGCGCCCTCTATGCCGCGCTGACCGACGCCGACGCCGACGAAGCGGTGTCCGCGGTGGTGCTGACCGGCACCGACCCGGCGTTCTGCGCCGGTGTCGACCTGAAAGAGGCCGCCCGTGACGGCTTGCGCTATTTTGAGGAATTCCAGTCACACAGTTGCATCGCGGCGGTGGCGGCGATGCACACACCGGTCGTGGGCGCCATCAACGGCGCCACGTTCACCGGCGGACTCGAGATCGCCCTGGGCTGCGACTTTCTCGTCGCTTCCGAGCGCGCCGTGTTCGCCGACACCCATGCCCGGGTCGGCATCCTGCCCGGTGGTGGGATGACCGCGCGGCTGCCGCAGCTGGTGGGCGCTGCGATGGCCCGGCGGTTGTCGATGACCGGCGAAGTCGTCGATGCCGTGCGGGCCGAACGGATCGGCCTGGTCACCGAAGTGGTCCCCCACGAAAGGCTGCTGCACCGCGCTGTCGAGCTGGCCACCCAGATCGCCGACGTACCCCGTTCGACGATGCGCAGCCTCAAGAGGATCTACACCACTGGCTCAGCCGCGGTGACCGACCCCGCGCTGGCGGCCGAAGAAGCGATCGCGGTCGCCCAGCACCGCGACTTCGACGCTCTCGAGGGGACGTTCCGCGCGGTGACACAGCGCAACAAGGAACAGATGGACCCCGGCTGA
- a CDS encoding TetR/AcrR family transcriptional regulator, which produces MHTREKILKAAAEMIAEDVTTTLSVRAVAARAGVSTGSLRFHFPTQRALQDEVLTRIYEHFIPGDPIRDPSRPARDRLVECLRQVLAPAGVGTEARQAWATMYQNFIAAEPTEQVRAAYQAFDRTSARRVEYWLSVLADEGVLRAGDRTLQARFLMTVLNGLALERALPSGHSVLHAETETLYTAVDAVLEPGAP; this is translated from the coding sequence TTGCACACGCGGGAGAAGATCCTCAAAGCGGCGGCAGAGATGATCGCCGAAGACGTCACGACGACACTCAGTGTCCGGGCGGTGGCGGCGCGAGCCGGAGTGAGCACCGGATCGTTGCGGTTTCACTTCCCGACCCAGCGAGCGCTGCAGGACGAGGTGCTGACGCGGATCTATGAGCACTTCATCCCCGGCGACCCGATCCGGGACCCGTCCCGCCCCGCGCGCGACCGGTTGGTGGAGTGCCTGCGCCAGGTGCTCGCTCCCGCCGGGGTCGGGACGGAGGCGCGACAAGCCTGGGCGACCATGTATCAGAACTTCATTGCAGCGGAGCCGACCGAGCAGGTCCGCGCGGCGTATCAAGCCTTCGATCGCACGTCGGCACGACGTGTCGAATACTGGTTGAGTGTGCTCGCCGACGAAGGGGTGCTTCGCGCCGGGGACCGCACCCTGCAGGCGCGATTCCTGATGACCGTTCTCAACGGCCTGGCTCTGGAGCGGGCACTGCCGAGCGGCCATTCGGTCTTGCACGCCGAAACCGAGACGCTCTACACCGCTGTGGATGCCGTACTCGAGCCGGGTGCGCCGTGA